TGTTTTTACTTCAAGTATCATGTTTGATGGCAAAGAGTATAATAAAAATGAGGTGAATTATGAGTTTTGACGGAATAGTAACAAGAAAAATAGTAAATGAACTAAAAAAAGAAATCCTTGGTGGAAAAATTCAAAAAATATCACAACCATCAAAAAACGACCTTGTTTTTAACATATATTCAATGGGCAATTCAGTAAAGTTATTGATTAGCGCCAACAACAATGAGGCCAGGATAAATTTAACTAAAAAAAAGTATGAAAACCCTGAGAAGCCTGATAATTTTTGTATGGTTCTGAGAAAGCATATTGGTCAAGGAAAAATATTAGATATAAAACAATACGGTTTAGATAGGGTTATTGAATTTTCCATAGGATCAATTGATGAGATGGGCTTTGATACAAGCAAAAAATTGATAATTGAGATTATGGGTAGACATTCAAATATTATTTTAACAGACGATAATTATAAAATTATTGATGCAATTAAAAGAGTAAATGACCAAATGTCATCAATTAGGCAAATTTTTCCATCATTAACTTATGAGAGAATTAAAAGTGACAAGATAGATTTAAGTGACGATTATTTTAATAAAGACATCTCTGCTATAGATACAAAGATTCCCAATGGAATTGAGCCTTATAAGATCTTTTATACCTATTATGAGGGATTCTCTCCTGTAATTGGTAAAGAACTAATCAATAGAGCTAACATCGATCCTAGGATAAACTGGGGTCTTGTAAGTGAAGCTGATAAAAATGAATTAAATCATATACTCCTTAAATTAAAAGAAGACATCCTTGAAGATAATTTAGGTGCATACGACTATAGGGATGATAGGAAAATCAAAGAATACCATACGCTAAAGCTAAGTCATTTGAATTTTAAAGAGAACGCATATGATTTAATGAGTGATGCCATAGATAATTTTTATTCTATAAATAAATCTAATGATAGACTCGATCAGACTAAAACTAACCTAATTAGAAGAATTAACAGCCATAAAAAAACTGTAAATAAAAAGATAGGAATTTTGAATACTAATATTTCAAAGGAACACCAAGCTGAAATAGCAAAGAAAAATGCTGATTTATTAGCAGCTAACCTATATAGGATAGAAGAAAAATCCAAAGAAATTATCATAGAAGATTTTTATAATGAAAATAGGCCAGTAAAAATAACTCTAAATCCGATGAAAACACCGTGGGAGAACATAAATGATTACTATAGTAGAGCTAAAAAGATAAAAGCTGCAATAACTTACGCCAATAAAGACCTTCCAAATCAAGAAAATCTTCTCTCCTATTTAAATCAGTTAGAAGACTTTATTCAAAGGGCAAATTCTATAGCTGATTTAGATGAAATAAGAGAAGAAATGGTTGATAATAATTTAATTAAAAAGAAGGGTAAAGATAAGAAAAAATCCAAACCTTCAAAACCCCTTCACTACAAAACAGAAAATGGAGCTGACATTTATGTAGGTAAAAACTCCAAGCAAAATGATTACATTACTCTTAAAATTGCTAGGAAGGATGATCTTTGGTTTCACGTAAAAGATAGCCCAGGCAGCCATGTTATATTAAAAACCGATAAGATTTACGATGAAGATGTGGAACTAGCCGCTTATCTTGCGGCACTCAACTCATCTTTGTCGAATGATAATAAGGTAGATGTGGACTATACAGAAAAGAAAAATGTTAATAAAGCTAAGGGTGCCAAAGATGGTATGGTTTATTATGAAAATTTTTCAACCATTAGAGTAAACTTAGATCATAAGATTGATTTAAAACTAGAAAAACTATGACAGATAATAAAAAACCGGTTCTTTATTTCAAGATCCGGTTTTTAAAATTTTAATTTTTTTATTTGTTAACAGCTTCTTTAAGAGTTTTACCAGCTTTGAATACTGGAGCTTTAGAAGCAGGGATTTGGATTACTTCTTCAGGTTTTCTTGGGTTTCTACCTTCTCTAGCTTTTCTATCTCTAACTTCGAAAGTACCAAAACCAACAAGTTGAACTTTGTCGCCAGCTACAAGTGCTTCTTCTACTGTTTCTAAAAATGCGTTAAGTGCTTTTTCAGATTCAACTTTTTTAAGACCACTTTTTTCTGATATGCTATTTAATAATTCTGATTTATTCATATTTCCTCCTATAAATCAACATGTATTCTGTTTAACTCTAAGAATGATTATACATAACAAATTCAATAAAATCAAGCCTTTTCAAATAAATACCTTAATTTTACTAGATTTTACTAATTTATTTAAGTACTGATTATAGGCATCCCTAAGATATTTATCCTTTGTATGCATCAAAAGCTCATTTTCATTCTCATTATATGAGTTAATCATTAAAATCATGTACTTATTGTTATATTCAAATATATCACTAACCTTATCCTTCTCACTCATTTTAGATTCTACAAGCATAGGATCATCTTTATAAACAAAATCTGAATTTATAATCTCATAGTTTCTAACCGGATTTTTTAAGGCTTCTCTAAAGTCCAACTGATTTTTTATATTAGATTTAGCCTTCTCAGCTCCATCCTTATTGTCAAAAACCAATACATTGTACTTATATAATTTGTGAAGATCTTCATTAGCCTTGTAATATTCCAGGATTTCTGAATCCTTAATCTTGTTATGGGTTAAAAAATAATCGTAGTGTATTTTTCTAATTGAATCGTTAAAAATTACATCTGAGAAGTCCCCTTCATTAATATTCAGAGACTTCATATTTGCTTTAAGTGAATTTTTATCGCCCAATTCTTTTTCCATATCACTTCTTATCTTATTGGCTGTATTATCGTCTATTTCTATTTTTTTCTTTGCCAAATCATTCAACATTACCTGATCTTTTATCATCGAATCAAGCAGATCGTCTCTAAGAACTTCCTTATTGGTCTTGCCCTTAGAACTCTTCTCTTCCAGGTAAGTGTCGCCATACTTTTTAGTATAGAATGTTAGATAAAACTCCAATTCTTTATCAAAAACCTCTTTTTCAATTGCCTCACCGCCAACTAATGCTATAGCATTTTTATCAGTATTATTTTTTTTACATGATGTAAAATATACGAGGCAAAGACTTAAAGATAATAAACTAATTATTATCTTTTTTATCTTCTTCATTTTCTTTGGTATCGTCAGATTTTTCTTCTTCTGATTTATCTTTATTTTCTTCAGTTTCTTTTGATTCTTCTTTTTTGTCTTCAGCTTCTTTTTCTTCAGCTTTATTTTCTGCAATAGTAGCTTCTGTAACTACATTTGCCTTTTCATTTAATTCTTTAATGTAGTCAGCATATTTCTTGTCATTAAGAGCCTTTATAATTGCTTCTTTATTATCTTCAATAGAATCAGCAACTTTATTTAGTTTTATAATATGATAACCAAATTGAGTTTTGATTGGTTCAGAAATTTCACCTTCTTTTAAGGCAAAAGCAGCATCTTCAAATTCTTTTACCATTTGTCCCCTAGAGAATGTTCCTAGTTCACCACCGTTTGCGGCGTTTGCTGTATCTGTTGAATATTCTTTAGCAAGGGCTGCGAAATCTTCACCATTATTAAGTTTTTCTTTTACTTCTTTAGCTGTTTTTTCATCAGCTACAAGGATATGAGATGCATCACGTTTTGCAAATTGATCCTTATTATCTTCATAGTATTGTTTAATTTCTTCTTCTGTTACTGGATGCTCCTTTTCAAACCATTCTCTGTGTTTTTTATACATTAAATCTTTTTTAACAGTTTCTTTGAATTTTTCTACATCCATATTGTAGTCATCAAGCATCTTGTCAAATTGTTCTTGACCACCAAATTGTTTCACTGAATTAAGGAAAGCCTCATTAACTTCTTTATCATCAACTTCAATTTTGTTTGCTTTCATATCATCTGATATAAGCTTATCTTGAACCATCATTTGAACAATAGAATTTTTAAGGTTTTGTCTGCTTGCAAGCATAGCTCCATAAAAACTCATTTCTGCCTTGTAATCATCTTTTGAAATTTTATCTCCATTAACAATGGCAATTGTTCCTTTATCAAGTTCTTTAACTTGGTTAGCCTTTTCTTCTACTTTTGTATCTTTCTTATCATCCTTTGCTTGGTTTCCACAAGCTCCTAGCACCATTGTTGATGCTAACATTGCAATTAATAATTTCTTTTTCATCATTTACTCCTTATTTTGTTAATTGTATCTAAAAGTTCGTATGTGTCAAGTAATTTACTCTTTGTAACAGGGATTTTAAAGGCTGGTTTACTTGATAAATCTAAGCTCATCTCTCCCTTATAAGATTCGTTTATACCCTTAAGCTCTTCAAAGGAATAAAAATCTCTATCAGAGAAGAATAAACAAATCTTGTTATCCACCTCTCTAATCTCTGTAATACCATTTGCCGATCCAAGAGCTTTGATTAGAGATACATACATTATATTATCCACGATTATAGGAATATCGCCATAAACGTCGATTAATTCCTCAACCAAAGCCTCATAATCTCTCTTATCATCTATGTTGGCTATACGATTGTAAATCTCAATTTTTTGAGATGAATCACTAATATATGAATTTGGAATATAGGCATCGACCTTAATATCGATGAAAGTTGGATTTTCGTCTTTGATTTTAACCTCTTTGCCAGATGCCTTTTCGACTGCTTCTTGTAAAAATTTTACATAAAGATCATAACCGACAGCTTCTACGTGGCCAGATTGACTTTCCCCCAAGAGATTTCCTGCTCCCCTCAGTTCTAGGTCTTTCATAGCAATTTTATAACCTGAACCAAAGTCAGAGAAGTCTCTGATTGATTTTAATCGCTTTTCACCAATCTCAGTTAAAATTTTTTCTGTCCTGTAAGTAAAATATGCATATGAAGATCTATATCCCCTACCTATCCTTCCCTTTAGCTGGTAGAGCTGAGAAAGACCCATAAGGTCAGCATCATAAATCACTATGGTATTTACGTTTTTAATATCCATCCCCGTTTCTATTATAGTTGTAGCAAGCAAAATATCGGTATTTCCTTCAATAAAGTCGAGCATTATATTTTCAATTTGTCTTGGACTCATTTGCCCGTGAACGATATCTATACTTGCTTCTGGGACTAGATCTTTTATTTGAAGATAGAGCTTTTCAATATTATTTACCCTGTTATAAACAAAATAAACTTGTCCATTCCTATTTATTTCCTTTAAAATCGCATCTCTTATTATTCCTGAATCGTATTCTAAAACATAGGTATTAACAGGAAGTCTGTCTTCTGGCGGCTCATCTAATGTAGATAAATCTCTAATACCAGACAATGACATTTGAAGGGTCCTTGGTATCGGTGTAGCTGATAGGGTAAGAACATCAATTGATGACTTTAGTTTTTTGAATTTTTCCTTATGCTTTACTCCAAATCTTTGCTCTTCGTCAATTATCAAAAGCCCAAGTTTATTAAATTTGATGTCTTTTGACAAAAGTCTATGAGTTCCTACAACGATATCAACTTTTCCAGTTTTAATATCCTTAAGAATTTTCTCATCCTTGGCTTTTGTATTAAATCTTGAAAGCATAGCACATGTTACAGGAAAATCTTTAAATCTTTCAAGCATTGTATGATAATGCTGATTAGCTAATATTGTCGTTGGAACAAGGAAAGCCACTTGATAACCGTCCATAATGGCCTTGAAGGCTGCTCTTAGAGCGACCTCAGTTTTGCCATAACCAACGTCCCCGCACAGTAATCTATCCATTGGATTTTCGCTTTCCATATCCTTTTTAATTTCTTCAAGGCTTC
This genomic window from Anaerococcus murdochii contains:
- a CDS encoding Rqc2 family fibronectin-binding protein, translating into MSFDGIVTRKIVNELKKEILGGKIQKISQPSKNDLVFNIYSMGNSVKLLISANNNEARINLTKKKYENPEKPDNFCMVLRKHIGQGKILDIKQYGLDRVIEFSIGSIDEMGFDTSKKLIIEIMGRHSNIILTDDNYKIIDAIKRVNDQMSSIRQIFPSLTYERIKSDKIDLSDDYFNKDISAIDTKIPNGIEPYKIFYTYYEGFSPVIGKELINRANIDPRINWGLVSEADKNELNHILLKLKEDILEDNLGAYDYRDDRKIKEYHTLKLSHLNFKENAYDLMSDAIDNFYSINKSNDRLDQTKTNLIRRINSHKKTVNKKIGILNTNISKEHQAEIAKKNADLLAANLYRIEEKSKEIIIEDFYNENRPVKITLNPMKTPWENINDYYSRAKKIKAAITYANKDLPNQENLLSYLNQLEDFIQRANSIADLDEIREEMVDNNLIKKKGKDKKKSKPSKPLHYKTENGADIYVGKNSKQNDYITLKIARKDDLWFHVKDSPGSHVILKTDKIYDEDVELAAYLAALNSSLSNDNKVDVDYTEKKNVNKAKGAKDGMVYYENFSTIRVNLDHKIDLKLEKL
- a CDS encoding HU family DNA-binding protein, whose protein sequence is MNKSELLNSISEKSGLKKVESEKALNAFLETVEEALVAGDKVQLVGFGTFEVRDRKAREGRNPRKPEEVIQIPASKAPVFKAGKTLKEAVNK
- a CDS encoding SurA N-terminal domain-containing protein, with amino-acid sequence MKKIKKIIISLLSLSLCLVYFTSCKKNNTDKNAIALVGGEAIEKEVFDKELEFYLTFYTKKYGDTYLEEKSSKGKTNKEVLRDDLLDSMIKDQVMLNDLAKKKIEIDDNTANKIRSDMEKELGDKNSLKANMKSLNINEGDFSDVIFNDSIRKIHYDYFLTHNKIKDSEILEYYKANEDLHKLYKYNVLVFDNKDGAEKAKSNIKNQLDFREALKNPVRNYEIINSDFVYKDDPMLVESKMSEKDKVSDIFEYNNKYMILMINSYNENENELLMHTKDKYLRDAYNQYLNKLVKSSKIKVFI
- a CDS encoding peptidylprolyl isomerase, encoding MKKKLLIAMLASTMVLGACGNQAKDDKKDTKVEEKANQVKELDKGTIAIVNGDKISKDDYKAEMSFYGAMLASRQNLKNSIVQMMVQDKLISDDMKANKIEVDDKEVNEAFLNSVKQFGGQEQFDKMLDDYNMDVEKFKETVKKDLMYKKHREWFEKEHPVTEEEIKQYYEDNKDQFAKRDASHILVADEKTAKEVKEKLNNGEDFAALAKEYSTDTANAANGGELGTFSRGQMVKEFEDAAFALKEGEISEPIKTQFGYHIIKLNKVADSIEDNKEAIIKALNDKKYADYIKELNEKANVVTEATIAENKAEEKEAEDKKEESKETEENKDKSEEEKSDDTKENEEDKKDNN